A region of Spongiibacter tropicus DSM 19543 DNA encodes the following proteins:
- a CDS encoding amidohydrolase: MRLIILTCLMFSGLLLAGCEKHISADMIFYNGKVVTVDDDFTIAEAIAVKDGKVLATGSTEQVMKAKSEVTKLVDLDGKTLLPGLIDSHQHTLSAAVSEFRYPIPVMKTVADVLAFVKERAAQTPEGGWVWVRTTYPTRLRDHRLPTGDELTAAAPEHKVVFAPFTISPFAVLSKSALAAAGIDKAFAAEHPDDIIVDEEGEPTGKIRHHTRYIEDIGTPDHTQTLDERTAMYRKMSGIYNSVGLTTVADRNTFPDVLAFYQSVADRGLATTRIGLFHALSTGKDVKDEDIKAEIHRIAALPVVNSHDPMVQVVGIKTFFDGGILSGSALFNEPWGKSHVHGITDPHYHGKSFISPERLRMMMAETISAGMQFTSHAVGDGAVLEVVKAYNDVNKTVPVKGSRSSVTHGNFTTPWAIDKMAELGIVADIQPAWFYLDSFALLKQFGDERLRYFQPLKTYFDKGIVVAGGSDHWSLEDPNNAVNPFNPFLAMWISHSRKARWVEKPVHPEQAITRQQALRMYTINAAFALNWDDIVGSLEAGKYADMVIIDRDILSCDIDDIKDTKVLETYLAGKRVYAR; this comes from the coding sequence ATGCGCCTGATTATTCTGACTTGCCTGATGTTCAGCGGTCTGCTGCTGGCTGGCTGCGAGAAGCACATATCGGCGGATATGATTTTCTACAACGGCAAGGTCGTCACGGTTGACGATGACTTTACGATTGCCGAAGCCATCGCTGTAAAAGACGGCAAGGTCCTGGCAACCGGCAGCACCGAGCAAGTGATGAAAGCCAAATCTGAGGTCACCAAGCTGGTTGATCTCGATGGCAAGACGCTGTTACCGGGTTTGATCGACAGTCATCAACATACGCTCTCTGCGGCGGTTTCTGAGTTCCGCTATCCGATTCCGGTCATGAAAACGGTGGCCGACGTGCTGGCCTTTGTGAAAGAGCGCGCGGCACAAACCCCGGAAGGCGGATGGGTGTGGGTGCGCACCACTTATCCAACCCGGTTGCGTGACCACCGCTTGCCCACCGGCGACGAACTGACGGCGGCGGCACCGGAGCACAAGGTGGTCTTTGCGCCGTTCACCATCTCGCCCTTTGCGGTGCTGAGCAAATCTGCACTGGCGGCCGCGGGCATCGATAAGGCGTTTGCTGCCGAGCATCCCGACGACATTATTGTCGATGAAGAGGGAGAGCCAACCGGTAAAATCCGGCATCACACCCGCTATATCGAGGATATTGGTACGCCCGACCACACCCAAACGCTGGACGAGCGCACGGCGATGTACCGCAAAATGAGCGGCATCTATAACAGTGTGGGCTTAACCACCGTTGCCGATCGCAATACCTTCCCCGATGTGTTGGCCTTCTATCAGTCGGTGGCGGATCGCGGCCTGGCAACCACTCGCATTGGTCTGTTTCACGCCTTGAGTACGGGCAAGGATGTGAAGGACGAAGACATTAAGGCCGAAATCCATCGCATTGCGGCGCTTCCTGTCGTGAACAGCCATGACCCGATGGTCCAGGTTGTCGGCATCAAGACCTTTTTCGACGGCGGTATTCTCAGCGGCAGTGCCTTGTTCAACGAGCCCTGGGGGAAAAGCCATGTGCACGGTATTACCGATCCGCATTACCACGGCAAATCCTTCATATCGCCGGAACGGCTGCGCATGATGATGGCGGAAACCATATCAGCCGGTATGCAGTTTACCTCGCATGCGGTGGGCGACGGTGCGGTGCTGGAAGTGGTGAAGGCCTACAATGATGTCAACAAAACCGTGCCGGTGAAGGGCAGTCGCTCGTCGGTGACCCACGGCAACTTCACCACACCCTGGGCCATCGACAAAATGGCTGAGCTGGGCATCGTGGCGGATATTCAGCCAGCGTGGTTCTATCTCGATTCCTTCGCCTTGCTCAAGCAGTTCGGTGATGAGCGCCTGCGTTACTTCCAGCCCCTCAAGACCTACTTTGACAAGGGGATCGTCGTTGCCGGTGGTTCTGACCACTGGTCGCTGGAAGACCCGAATAACGCGGTTAACCCCTTTAACCCGTTTCTGGCGATGTGGATCAGTCACAGCCGCAAGGCACGCTGGGTAGAGAAGCCAGTGCATCCTGAACAAGCCATCACCCGGCAGCAGGCCTTGCGCATGTATACGATTAATGCCGCATTTGCACTGAACTGGGACGACATCGTGGGCAGTCTTGAGGCGGGAAAATACGCCGATATGGTGATTATCGATCGCGATATTCTCAGCTGCGACATCGACGACATCAAAGATACCAAGGTGTTGGAAACCTATCTGGCGGGTAAGCGCGTTTACGCGCGTTGA
- a CDS encoding nuclear transport factor 2 family protein, with protein MVYRILSSAAAVVLLAGCSLTATRPAADSTAVEACKTLNYRYAQARDSGNADAYGDLFAENAVFYMGKKPYEGRDAIITRLREGQDSANFARLLIDNMYIEKDGDDSATGVVYFSMYYSDADPDAPRPIETFRLFMGEYHDRYTLAEEGCKLAERKTVPLFMGRFAK; from the coding sequence ATGGTCTACCGAATTCTCAGTTCAGCGGCGGCGGTCGTTCTGCTTGCCGGCTGCAGCCTCACCGCCACTCGACCCGCAGCGGATTCGACTGCTGTCGAGGCGTGTAAAACCCTTAACTATCGCTATGCGCAGGCGCGCGACAGCGGCAACGCCGATGCCTACGGCGACTTGTTTGCCGAGAACGCGGTGTTCTATATGGGCAAAAAGCCCTATGAGGGTCGCGATGCAATCATCACCCGACTGCGAGAGGGGCAGGATTCTGCCAACTTCGCCCGCCTGCTGATTGACAATATGTACATCGAAAAAGACGGCGATGACTCGGCCACCGGTGTGGTGTATTTCTCGATGTACTACAGCGATGCTGATCCGGATGCGCCGCGTCCTATCGAAACATTCCGCCTGTTCATGGGCGAATATCACGACCGTTATACCCTGGCTGAGGAGGGCTGTAAGCTCGCCGAACGCAAGACGGTTCCACTGTTTATGGGTCGTTTTGCGAAGTAG
- a CDS encoding FAD-dependent oxidoreductase, with translation MTRRLLATLIATLLLNAATAMPVDDGHQDAVDVIIVGAGIAGLSAAVDLAAQGAQVAVFDMNSQGSGHAILASGIAMVNTEKQRAAGIQDSTEQALKDWLAYSEDGNPEWLRFYADHSSAMVYDWLTELGVVFDNLVADDTNRSLPRFHYPDGEARDIVLPIYRKALSFPNLHFYFNTQVTDILSDGGRAIGVKTRNLRSGAAGDYHAAHIVLATGGMAGSLARIREHWPAHFPDDAALLAGGSHFAQGLGHDMAASLGAAQQHLNRHWFYPVGIPDPAAPDSGHGITLSGPRGLWLNDEGQRFINPLSSNKAILDVMTTLPEARFWLVFDDRVRSTLKPRTIKYRYDRSRYERELINNPKLVAKAASLSELADKTGMPATTLSASIARFNTLLAEGNDRDFGRFPASFSGNVTMPAVPLKPITEPPFYAIRIHPSNAESMGGVVIDKGAHVLSTQGQRIPGLYAAGELTGSMGMNGSKYRINGLYLGPSVMTGRLAAASILKELGDTRTGAIPPQITVQRPANSPYDAATMKARLKSPQNGYWHFESVHDVVLSRELSCDSCHSDAFPKRAALTHRERLAQTQVCTVCH, from the coding sequence ATGACTAGACGCCTGCTCGCCACGCTCATCGCCACCCTCCTCCTCAATGCGGCCACCGCCATGCCTGTCGATGACGGCCATCAAGACGCCGTCGATGTCATCATCGTCGGCGCGGGCATCGCGGGTCTGTCAGCGGCCGTTGACCTGGCGGCGCAAGGCGCCCAAGTCGCCGTCTTCGATATGAATTCCCAGGGCAGCGGCCACGCCATTCTTGCCAGCGGCATCGCCATGGTGAACACCGAAAAGCAGCGCGCCGCAGGTATTCAGGACAGCACGGAGCAGGCACTCAAAGACTGGCTGGCATATTCAGAAGACGGTAACCCCGAGTGGTTGCGCTTTTACGCGGATCATTCCAGCGCGATGGTCTACGACTGGCTGACAGAGCTGGGGGTGGTCTTCGATAATCTTGTCGCCGACGATACCAACCGCTCACTCCCCCGCTTCCACTACCCCGATGGCGAGGCCCGGGATATCGTCTTACCGATTTACCGCAAAGCCCTGTCTTTCCCGAACCTCCATTTTTACTTCAATACACAGGTCACTGATATCCTCAGTGATGGCGGTCGAGCCATTGGCGTGAAAACCCGCAATCTGCGCAGCGGTGCCGCAGGCGACTATCACGCAGCGCATATCGTACTGGCAACTGGGGGCATGGCGGGCAGTCTGGCGCGAATTCGCGAGCACTGGCCTGCCCACTTTCCTGACGACGCCGCCCTGCTGGCGGGCGGCAGTCATTTCGCACAGGGGCTGGGCCACGATATGGCGGCCAGTCTGGGCGCCGCCCAGCAACATCTGAACCGTCATTGGTTTTACCCGGTTGGGATACCGGACCCCGCCGCCCCTGACAGCGGTCACGGCATTACCTTGAGTGGTCCGCGGGGTCTCTGGCTCAATGATGAAGGCCAGCGTTTTATTAACCCGCTGTCGTCGAACAAAGCCATTCTCGACGTCATGACCACCCTGCCGGAGGCCCGCTTCTGGCTGGTATTCGATGATCGCGTGAGAAGCACGCTCAAACCCCGCACCATCAAATACCGGTATGACCGCTCCCGCTACGAGCGTGAACTCATCAACAACCCCAAGCTCGTCGCCAAAGCCGCAAGCCTGAGCGAGCTGGCAGATAAAACCGGCATGCCCGCGACAACACTCAGTGCCAGTATTGCCCGTTTCAATACGCTGTTGGCAGAGGGAAATGACCGGGATTTCGGCCGTTTCCCGGCCAGCTTCTCCGGTAATGTGACCATGCCGGCGGTGCCGCTTAAACCCATTACTGAGCCGCCCTTTTACGCCATCCGCATTCACCCCAGCAATGCCGAGTCGATGGGCGGAGTGGTCATCGACAAGGGCGCTCACGTGCTGTCTACACAGGGTCAGCGTATTCCGGGTCTGTACGCGGCGGGTGAGCTGACCGGCTCCATGGGAATGAATGGCAGCAAATACCGGATCAATGGCTTGTATCTGGGGCCGTCGGTCATGACTGGCCGACTCGCCGCGGCGAGCATTCTCAAGGAACTCGGTGATACTCGCACTGGCGCGATACCTCCGCAGATCACGGTTCAGCGCCCCGCGAACAGCCCTTACGACGCCGCCACCATGAAAGCCCGCCTGAAAAGCCCCCAAAATGGATACTGGCACTTTGAATCGGTGCACGATGTGGTGCTCAGTCGCGAATTGAGCTGCGATAGCTGTCACAGCGACGCCTTTCCCAAGCGTGCCGCACTCACCCACCGCGAACGACTGGCGCAAACGCAAGTCTGCACCGTTTGTCATTAG